The following are encoded in a window of Solidesulfovibrio magneticus RS-1 genomic DNA:
- the hpt gene encoding hypoxanthine phosphoribosyltransferase — protein sequence MSETLREVFGQAAIAARVAELGRDVSAAYAGQDVVLVGVLKGALPFMADLLRALDFCPELDFVRVASYGAGVAPGALRFLMDLETDIAGRHVLLVEDIVDTGRSLAYLLNMLKERNPASIKVCTLLDKPYRREVDVPVDFVGFSAPPVFLVGYGMDIGERLRRLPAVYELIQE from the coding sequence ATGTCCGAGACCTTGCGAGAAGTGTTTGGCCAGGCGGCCATTGCCGCCCGGGTGGCCGAGCTTGGCCGTGACGTGTCGGCGGCCTACGCCGGCCAGGATGTGGTGCTTGTGGGCGTGCTCAAGGGCGCGTTGCCGTTTATGGCCGATCTGTTGCGGGCCTTGGATTTCTGCCCGGAACTCGATTTCGTGCGCGTGGCCAGCTACGGCGCGGGTGTGGCTCCGGGAGCGCTACGGTTTCTCATGGACCTCGAAACCGACATCGCCGGCCGCCATGTCCTGCTGGTGGAAGACATAGTGGACACCGGCCGCTCGTTGGCCTATCTCCTCAATATGCTTAAGGAGCGAAACCCGGCCAGTATCAAGGTCTGCACGCTGCTGGATAAGCCTTATCGCCGTGAGGTCGATGTGCCTGTGGATTTCGTCGGTTTTTCGGCCCCGCCGGTGTTTCTGGTGGGCTACGGCATGGACATCGGCGAACGGCTGCGGCGGCTGCCGGCGGTTTACGAACTGATCCAAGAATAA
- a CDS encoding N-acetyltransferase yields the protein MNGLFIRKARIQDVKQIHALLMSCARKEFLLPRSYNQLYSHLRDFFVLAEHDAPGVRGCCALSICWEDIAEIRSLAVDEDIQKQGWGGKLVEACLSDAVTLGIFRVFTLTYRPHFFERLGFAPVEKEQLPQKVWADCIHCPKFPECDENALIMEM from the coding sequence ATGAACGGGCTATTCATCCGCAAGGCGAGAATCCAGGACGTCAAACAGATTCACGCCCTTTTGATGAGCTGCGCCCGCAAGGAATTCTTGCTGCCGCGTTCCTACAACCAGCTCTACAGCCACCTGCGCGACTTCTTTGTCCTGGCCGAGCACGACGCCCCAGGCGTTCGCGGCTGCTGCGCCCTGTCCATCTGCTGGGAAGACATCGCCGAGATCCGTTCCCTGGCCGTGGACGAGGACATCCAAAAGCAAGGCTGGGGCGGCAAGCTCGTGGAAGCCTGCTTGTCCGACGCCGTGACCCTTGGCATCTTCCGGGTGTTCACCCTGACCTACCGGCCGCACTTTTTCGAGCGGCTGGGCTTTGCGCCCGTGGAAAAGGAGCAGCTGCCCCAGAAAGTCTGGGCCGACTGCATCCATTGCCCCAAGTTTCCGGAGTGCGACGAGAACGCGCTCATCATGGAAATGTAG
- a CDS encoding DUF3426 domain-containing protein: MIVQCPNCQAKFNLPDNKVGSDGAKLRCGKCRNVFHVDPPAPPESSDLGGLTDFDFPDDLAPTPPRAGAAGGDRPGPSIPDDGVPGDLFHSESYAAPASPKKQAAPEPDADDDFPGGPVKPGFSLDDVADLPLPGSRPSKERRKRVLLLGGILVGLLAATLAAVYFLDLMPGKKAAKDAGQTPAADTAAPAPDAAKPAAPGADAAKPATPGAPAGQGAQKPEEAAKVKDIMLQNVRQYYVSNEKAGQLFVIEGKAVNNFKTPKEMLKLEASLFDEKGGTLVSKEELAGNTVSLFQLQVMTRDELKNALASQVGVLTNNTNIAPAGEVPFMMVFFDPPEAVKEFGVKVVDAKDPPRQ; the protein is encoded by the coding sequence ATGATCGTACAGTGCCCCAATTGCCAGGCCAAGTTCAACCTCCCCGACAACAAGGTCGGTTCCGACGGGGCCAAGCTGCGTTGCGGCAAGTGCCGCAACGTCTTTCACGTCGATCCGCCCGCGCCCCCCGAGTCCTCGGATCTCGGCGGCCTGACGGATTTCGATTTCCCTGACGATCTGGCCCCGACCCCGCCCCGGGCCGGCGCGGCCGGCGGTGATCGGCCCGGGCCGTCCATTCCCGACGACGGCGTGCCGGGCGACCTGTTCCATTCCGAGTCCTACGCCGCCCCGGCTTCGCCCAAGAAGCAAGCCGCCCCCGAGCCGGACGCCGACGACGATTTCCCGGGTGGGCCGGTCAAGCCGGGATTCAGCCTCGACGACGTGGCCGATCTGCCCCTGCCGGGCAGCCGGCCGTCAAAAGAACGACGCAAACGGGTCCTGCTGCTCGGCGGCATCCTCGTCGGACTTTTGGCAGCGACCCTGGCCGCCGTGTATTTCCTTGACCTCATGCCCGGCAAGAAAGCGGCCAAGGACGCCGGCCAGACTCCGGCCGCCGACACCGCCGCTCCGGCTCCCGACGCGGCCAAGCCGGCCGCCCCCGGAGCCGACGCCGCCAAGCCCGCAACGCCCGGAGCGCCGGCAGGCCAGGGCGCGCAAAAGCCCGAGGAAGCGGCCAAGGTCAAGGACATCATGCTGCAAAACGTGCGGCAGTATTACGTTTCCAACGAAAAGGCCGGCCAGCTCTTCGTCATCGAGGGCAAGGCCGTCAACAACTTCAAGACGCCCAAGGAAATGCTCAAGCTCGAAGCCAGCCTGTTCGATGAAAAGGGCGGCACGCTGGTTTCCAAGGAAGAGCTGGCCGGCAACACCGTGTCGCTTTTCCAGCTCCAGGTCATGACCCGCGACGAGCTCAAAAACGCCCTGGCCTCCCAAGTCGGCGTGCTCACCAACAACACCAATATCGCTCCGGCTGGCGAAGTGCCCTTCATGATGGTCTTTTTCGATCCGCCCGAAGCGGTCAAGGAATTCGGCGTCAAGGTCGTGGACGCCAAGGACCCGCCCCGGCAGTAG
- a CDS encoding tetratricopeptide repeat protein, whose protein sequence is MRRIVSSLLAMSLVLAATSASALTQEEILKRRLEKMRQADSTIRQEEQQRQEQMQEATSGVESGPSRQATEKLSIPDPVRQPHPEPKTGLFGAKPQPAGQPAATATPPAATATPPASQPVAAPKPAAPAAPVAPAMTTPVPQPMASPAPQTAVAPAPQPMAAPVPQPMVTPTPSPTAQPAMAQAPVPAGGARDPKAAASLAALAAKAQAAGDTKTALTMLDEAIAADPQDPDLRNNRGNLLSNAGKPREALPDYDKAIAAKASDASYFTNRGLAYERLGNRERACADYKKACDLGDCDFLTSYKAEGNCR, encoded by the coding sequence ATGAGACGGATTGTCTCCTCGCTTCTCGCCATGTCTCTCGTCCTGGCGGCCACTTCCGCCTCGGCCCTGACCCAAGAGGAAATCCTCAAGCGCCGTCTGGAAAAGATGCGCCAGGCCGACAGCACCATCCGCCAGGAAGAGCAGCAGCGCCAGGAGCAGATGCAGGAAGCCACCTCCGGAGTGGAATCCGGTCCGTCTCGCCAGGCGACCGAAAAATTGTCCATTCCCGATCCCGTGCGCCAGCCCCATCCCGAGCCCAAGACCGGGCTTTTCGGGGCCAAGCCGCAACCCGCCGGACAGCCGGCTGCCACGGCGACGCCGCCGGCTGCCACGGCGACGCCGCCGGCTTCCCAGCCCGTCGCAGCCCCCAAACCCGCGGCGCCAGCTGCGCCTGTCGCGCCGGCCATGACCACGCCCGTGCCCCAGCCCATGGCTTCGCCTGCCCCGCAAACGGCAGTCGCACCGGCCCCGCAGCCCATGGCCGCGCCGGTTCCCCAACCCATGGTGACGCCGACTCCGAGTCCGACCGCCCAGCCGGCCATGGCCCAGGCTCCCGTGCCGGCCGGCGGCGCTCGCGATCCCAAGGCCGCCGCTTCCCTGGCCGCCCTGGCCGCCAAGGCTCAGGCCGCCGGGGACACCAAGACCGCGCTGACCATGCTCGACGAGGCCATCGCCGCCGATCCCCAGGACCCGGACCTGCGCAACAATCGGGGCAATCTTTTGAGCAACGCCGGCAAGCCCCGCGAAGCCCTGCCCGATTACGACAAGGCCATCGCGGCCAAGGCGTCGGACGCCTCCTATTTTACCAATCGTGGTCTGGCCTACGAACGCCTTGGTAACCGGGAGCGGGCCTGCGCAGACTATAAGAAAGCCTGCGATCTGGGCGACTGCGACTTTTTGACAAGCTACAAGGCCGAGGGCAACTGCCGCTAA
- a CDS encoding carbonic anhydrase gives MKRFVAAFAGAVITFSMAGAAMAFSGGAGISADEALARLKEGNTRYVAGAAVTPRQDAARRHETATGGQHPFVSVLSCADSRVPVETVFDQGIGDVFVIRVAGNVANTDEIGTIEYGTEHLGTPLVVVLAHTKCGAVTAVVKGEHVTENIGKLVAPIVPAVASVKSRFASGDLNELINRSIEANMWQAIADMYAKSPLLKKMAADGKIKVVGALYDIDSGDVHWFGEHPSNANLIGK, from the coding sequence ATGAAACGGTTCGTTGCGGCGTTTGCGGGAGCGGTCATCACGTTTTCCATGGCTGGGGCGGCCATGGCGTTTTCCGGCGGGGCGGGCATTTCCGCCGATGAGGCGCTGGCCCGCCTCAAGGAAGGCAACACCCGCTATGTGGCCGGCGCGGCCGTGACCCCGCGTCAGGACGCGGCCCGGCGGCATGAAACCGCCACCGGCGGCCAGCATCCCTTTGTCTCGGTGCTGTCCTGCGCCGATTCCCGCGTGCCCGTGGAAACCGTGTTCGACCAGGGCATTGGCGATGTGTTCGTGATCCGCGTGGCCGGCAACGTGGCCAACACCGACGAGATCGGTACCATCGAATACGGGACCGAACACCTGGGCACCCCCCTGGTGGTGGTCCTGGCCCACACCAAATGCGGCGCGGTCACGGCCGTGGTCAAGGGCGAGCATGTCACCGAAAACATCGGCAAGCTCGTGGCCCCCATCGTGCCGGCCGTGGCTTCGGTGAAAAGCCGCTTTGCCTCGGGCGACTTGAACGAGCTTATCAACCGCTCCATCGAGGCCAACATGTGGCAGGCCATCGCCGACATGTACGCCAAAAGCCCCTTGCTCAAGAAGATGGCGGCCGACGGCAAGATCAAGGTTGTGGGCGCGCTCTATGACATCGATTCCGGCGATGTCCATTGGTTTGGCGAGCATCCGTCCAACGCCAACCTTATCGGCAAGTAG
- a CDS encoding homocysteine S-methyltransferase family protein: MGDFRKALADDTLLLFDGAMGTLLQGRGLSAGQSPELFGLTNPDAIIGAHRDYVQAGSRVITTNTFGGSRYKLPAGTDVAGLNREMARLARQAAGPGVFVAGSVGPTGHFVAPLGKASLRDLVEAFAEQIRGLAEGGCDLIIGETHFDLAEAKAVILACRQVCSLPVAMCMTFEGAASLTGSSPEVFADAMENLGVALIGVNCGQGPDDMRLVGEAFSRRLKTPFFVKPNAGMPRLENGRTVFPMGPDEFAEKTARFVDLGAKALSGCCGTTPAHIAALGAALAPRSWKRVDTPDRPVLAVTSRSMVVPIGGGAPLAVIGERINPTGKAELAAELAAGEFAKALHFAEEQTAAGAHILDVNVGAPMVDETAVLPGLALELVKRQQLPLCLDSNNIDALTAGLWAYPGTPLVNSISGEPGRMERLGPVCRDHGAPFILLPLKGRKLPVSAAERLAIIEELLLQAEALGIPRRLILVDALALTVSSKPEAALACLEVIRTCRDKWGLPTVLGLSNISFGLPGRELVNSAFFAMCLGAGMAAAIANPNVPRLMETLAAGEVLMGRDPQAGRYIAGYAGWKPSSGGGNGSPSGPASGGADDGQSPLRRAVVYGRREEVLERIEKALAEGADAATLLGEELIPGIMSVGERYERKEFYLPQLLAAAEAMRAGFTRLEPLLTEAGAAAKARIVMATVEGDIHDIGKNIVCLMLKNHGFEVIDLGKDVPAARIVEAAEEHKAAVIGLSALMTTTMVRMEDTVRLLRDKGLAIPVMVGGAVVTEAFAKSIGAAAYAADAVDAVRQAKALAGGA; this comes from the coding sequence GTGGGCGATTTCAGAAAGGCGCTTGCCGACGACACGCTGCTCCTGTTTGACGGAGCCATGGGCACCCTGCTCCAGGGCCGGGGCCTGTCCGCCGGTCAGTCCCCGGAACTGTTCGGCCTGACCAACCCCGACGCCATCATCGGCGCGCACCGGGATTATGTCCAGGCCGGCTCCCGGGTCATCACCACCAACACCTTCGGCGGCTCGCGCTACAAGCTGCCGGCCGGCACCGACGTCGCCGGGCTCAACCGCGAAATGGCCCGTCTGGCCCGGCAGGCCGCCGGGCCGGGCGTGTTCGTGGCCGGCTCAGTCGGCCCCACCGGCCACTTTGTCGCCCCCCTTGGCAAAGCCAGTCTGCGCGATCTGGTCGAGGCCTTTGCCGAGCAGATTCGGGGCCTGGCCGAGGGCGGCTGCGATCTCATCATTGGCGAGACCCACTTCGACCTGGCCGAGGCCAAGGCCGTCATCCTGGCCTGCCGGCAGGTCTGCTCCCTGCCCGTGGCCATGTGCATGACCTTCGAAGGCGCGGCCAGCCTCACCGGATCAAGCCCCGAAGTGTTTGCCGACGCCATGGAGAATTTGGGCGTCGCGCTTATCGGCGTCAACTGCGGCCAGGGCCCCGACGACATGCGCCTAGTCGGCGAAGCCTTCTCGCGCCGCCTGAAAACGCCCTTTTTCGTCAAGCCCAACGCCGGGATGCCGCGTCTGGAAAACGGCCGCACCGTATTTCCCATGGGACCTGACGAATTCGCCGAAAAGACCGCCCGCTTTGTTGATCTCGGGGCCAAGGCCTTGTCCGGCTGCTGCGGCACCACCCCGGCCCACATCGCCGCCTTGGGCGCGGCCCTTGCCCCCCGCAGCTGGAAGCGGGTCGACACGCCAGACCGCCCGGTCCTGGCCGTCACCTCGCGCTCCATGGTCGTGCCCATCGGCGGCGGCGCGCCCCTGGCCGTCATCGGCGAGCGCATCAATCCAACAGGCAAGGCCGAGCTGGCTGCCGAACTGGCCGCCGGAGAGTTCGCCAAGGCCCTGCACTTCGCCGAGGAGCAAACCGCTGCCGGGGCGCATATTCTCGACGTCAACGTGGGCGCGCCCATGGTCGACGAGACGGCCGTCCTGCCGGGGCTGGCCCTGGAACTGGTCAAGCGGCAGCAGTTGCCCCTGTGCCTCGATTCCAACAACATCGACGCCCTGACCGCCGGCCTGTGGGCCTATCCGGGCACGCCCCTGGTCAATTCCATCAGCGGCGAACCCGGCCGCATGGAGCGCCTGGGGCCCGTCTGCCGCGACCACGGCGCGCCGTTTATCCTGCTGCCGCTCAAAGGCCGCAAGCTCCCGGTCAGCGCCGCCGAACGCCTGGCCATCATCGAGGAGCTGCTTCTCCAGGCCGAGGCCCTGGGCATCCCGCGCCGCCTCATCCTGGTCGATGCTCTGGCGCTCACCGTCTCCTCCAAGCCCGAGGCCGCCCTGGCCTGCCTGGAGGTCATCCGGACCTGCCGGGACAAGTGGGGGCTGCCCACCGTGCTTGGCCTGTCCAACATTTCCTTTGGCCTGCCGGGCCGGGAGCTCGTCAACAGCGCCTTTTTCGCCATGTGCCTGGGGGCCGGCATGGCCGCGGCCATCGCCAACCCCAACGTGCCGCGCCTCATGGAGACCTTGGCCGCCGGCGAGGTGCTCATGGGCCGCGATCCCCAGGCCGGGCGGTACATCGCCGGCTACGCCGGCTGGAAGCCCAGTTCGGGCGGCGGGAACGGATCTCCGTCCGGCCCGGCCTCGGGCGGGGCCGACGACGGCCAAAGTCCGCTGCGTCGGGCCGTGGTCTACGGCCGGCGTGAAGAGGTGCTGGAGCGCATCGAAAAGGCTTTGGCCGAGGGAGCCGACGCGGCCACGCTGCTTGGCGAGGAGCTTATTCCCGGCATCATGAGCGTGGGCGAGCGCTACGAGCGCAAGGAATTCTACCTGCCCCAGCTTTTGGCCGCCGCCGAGGCCATGCGGGCCGGCTTCACCCGCCTGGAGCCGCTTCTGACCGAGGCCGGCGCGGCCGCCAAGGCCCGCATTGTCATGGCCACGGTGGAGGGCGACATCCACGACATCGGCAAGAACATCGTGTGCCTGATGCTCAAAAACCACGGTTTCGAAGTCATCGACCTCGGCAAGGACGTGCCTGCGGCCCGCATCGTGGAAGCGGCCGAGGAGCACAAGGCCGCCGTCATCGGCCTTTCGGCGCTTATGACCACCACCATGGTGCGCATGGAGGACACGGTACGCCTGCTGCGGGACAAGGGCCTGGCCATCCCGGTCATGGTCGGCGGGGCGGTGGTCACCGAGGCTTTTGCCAAGTCCATCGGCGCGGCCGCCTACGCCGCCGACGCCGTGGACGCCGTGCGCCAGGCCAAGGCCCTGGCCGGCGGGGCCTAG
- a CDS encoding fused MFS/spermidine synthase produces MLAFTVFSCGAAVMVLEIVGARILAPFLGTSIVVWTGLIGVVMAALALGYWQGGRLADRRPDPKVLARIILLAALLTAATAATKALLLDFLVTRGLGPRFGVIAATLLLFAPAAGLLGMVSPFAVRLSLDQTANAGKTAGRLYALSTCGSIVGTFAAGFILVAALGSTTILLVTAGFLVCVSLAATRAGIKAKAAAAGLVALAGLWLYAQDALLAEAGIHDVDTPYGRVLVYQGLDPVSTRPIRVMTTGPSRFQSAMFPDAPGELALSYTRFFTIGLDMAPANAKVLVIGGGAYSFPRHFLDNRPEAAVTVVELDPGVTALAEEYFGLTPRPGLSIVHEDARMFVNRDGGPYDLIYLDAFGTDYAPPFHLVTAEAARRYQALLAPDGALIINAIGPAAGDGSRFIASLAATFASVFPDVGLYPLGSPESPQAAQNVMLVARNRPGPLPEGHSDELRRFLGRRQEAASLAGGLMLTDEFAPVEWLCAMTLGDD; encoded by the coding sequence ATGCTGGCATTCACGGTTTTTTCCTGCGGCGCGGCGGTGATGGTGCTGGAAATCGTCGGAGCGCGCATCCTCGCCCCGTTTCTGGGTACCTCCATCGTGGTCTGGACCGGGCTTATCGGCGTGGTCATGGCCGCCCTGGCCCTGGGTTACTGGCAGGGCGGCCGGCTCGCCGACCGTCGCCCGGACCCCAAGGTGCTGGCCCGGATTATTCTCCTGGCCGCGCTGTTGACCGCCGCCACGGCCGCCACCAAGGCGCTGCTCCTCGATTTTCTGGTCACCCGGGGCCTTGGGCCACGATTTGGCGTCATCGCCGCCACGCTGCTCCTTTTCGCCCCGGCGGCCGGGCTTCTCGGCATGGTTTCGCCCTTTGCCGTTCGCCTGAGCCTCGACCAGACGGCCAATGCCGGCAAAACCGCCGGCCGGCTCTATGCCCTGTCCACCTGCGGCAGCATTGTCGGCACCTTTGCCGCCGGCTTCATCCTCGTTGCCGCCCTGGGCTCCACCACCATCCTGCTGGTCACGGCCGGCTTTCTCGTTTGCGTTTCCCTGGCCGCCACCCGCGCCGGGATCAAGGCCAAGGCGGCTGCGGCCGGGCTGGTCGCCCTGGCCGGGTTGTGGCTTTACGCCCAAGACGCCCTTTTGGCCGAGGCCGGCATCCACGACGTGGACACGCCTTACGGCCGGGTGTTGGTCTACCAGGGCCTGGACCCGGTCTCGACGCGGCCCATCCGGGTCATGACCACCGGGCCGTCGCGGTTCCAATCGGCCATGTTCCCGGACGCACCGGGCGAGCTGGCGCTCAGTTACACCCGTTTTTTCACCATCGGCCTGGACATGGCCCCGGCCAACGCCAAGGTGCTGGTCATCGGCGGCGGGGCTTACAGCTTTCCCCGCCACTTCCTCGACAATCGGCCCGAGGCTGCGGTCACGGTGGTGGAGCTCGACCCGGGGGTAACGGCCCTGGCCGAGGAATATTTCGGGCTGACACCCCGGCCTGGGCTGAGCATCGTTCACGAAGACGCGCGGATGTTCGTCAACCGCGACGGCGGCCCCTACGACCTTATTTATCTCGATGCCTTCGGCACGGACTACGCCCCGCCGTTTCATCTGGTGACGGCCGAGGCGGCCCGGCGTTACCAGGCGCTCTTGGCCCCGGACGGCGCGCTCATCATCAACGCTATCGGCCCGGCGGCCGGCGACGGCAGCCGGTTTATCGCCTCCCTGGCCGCCACCTTCGCCTCGGTCTTCCCGGATGTCGGGCTGTACCCCCTGGGCAGCCCCGAGTCGCCCCAGGCGGCTCAGAACGTGATGCTCGTGGCCCGCAACCGGCCCGGCCCCCTGCCCGAAGGCCACAGCGACGAGCTGCGCCGATTTCTCGGCCGGCGACAGGAAGCGGCCTCCCTGGCCGGGGGCCTCATGTTGACGGACGAATTCGCGCCGGTGGAATGGCTGTGCGCCATGACGCTTGGCGATGATTAG
- a CDS encoding SLC13 family permease, translating to MRAVVIIVFVVVYAAMILGRLPGLALDRAGAAVLGALALIAAGTMTVTDAWAAADVPTLALLFGLMVISAQLRLGGFYTAISRALIAASAGPAGLLARVMAAAATLSALLANDIVCLAMTPILVEATLARGLNPVPYLIGLAMAANIGSAATLIGNPQNMLIGQVANLPFGGYMLAALPSVVAGLAIAFAAVVWGFRGRFAGPKVTLDVPAPAYSPWQSAKGLAALTVCMIVFVWGGMARENVALGCAGALLLSRRMASRETLALVDWQLLLLFLGLFVVNREVAAVGLLDDLYRGVAACGVDLGRPAWLFTASVVLSNIVSNVPAVMLLLPGHGSPEQATLLAVSSTLAGNLLLPGSIANLIVADQAALLGVSMGFREHARIAAPATVLTLVVSGWLLLGV from the coding sequence GTGCGTGCCGTCGTCATCATCGTCTTTGTCGTGGTCTATGCCGCCATGATCCTGGGCCGCCTGCCCGGTCTGGCCCTGGACCGGGCCGGCGCGGCCGTACTCGGGGCTTTGGCCCTTATCGCCGCCGGAACCATGACCGTCACCGATGCCTGGGCCGCCGCCGACGTGCCGACCCTGGCCCTGCTCTTCGGACTCATGGTCATCTCCGCCCAGTTGCGTCTGGGCGGCTTCTACACCGCCATCAGCCGCGCACTTATCGCCGCCTCGGCCGGCCCGGCCGGCCTTCTGGCCCGGGTCATGGCCGCCGCCGCCACGCTCTCAGCGCTTCTGGCCAACGACATCGTTTGCTTGGCCATGACGCCCATTTTGGTTGAGGCCACTCTGGCCCGGGGCCTCAACCCCGTTCCGTACCTGATCGGGCTGGCCATGGCCGCCAACATCGGTTCGGCCGCCACGCTCATCGGCAATCCGCAGAACATGCTTATCGGCCAGGTGGCCAATCTGCCCTTTGGCGGCTACATGCTGGCCGCCCTGCCAAGCGTGGTCGCCGGCCTGGCCATCGCCTTCGCCGCCGTGGTCTGGGGCTTCCGTGGCCGGTTCGCCGGCCCCAAGGTGACCCTGGACGTGCCGGCCCCGGCCTATTCGCCCTGGCAATCGGCCAAAGGGCTGGCCGCCCTGACGGTCTGCATGATCGTTTTCGTCTGGGGCGGCATGGCCCGGGAAAACGTAGCCCTGGGCTGCGCCGGGGCGCTGCTGCTCAGCCGCCGCATGGCCTCGCGCGAAACCCTCGCCTTGGTTGACTGGCAACTCCTGCTCCTTTTCCTTGGGCTTTTTGTGGTCAACCGCGAGGTGGCCGCCGTGGGCTTGCTCGACGACCTTTACCGAGGCGTGGCCGCCTGCGGCGTGGACCTCGGCCGGCCGGCCTGGCTGTTCACGGCTTCGGTTGTCCTGTCCAACATTGTCTCCAACGTGCCGGCAGTCATGCTGCTCCTGCCCGGCCATGGCTCGCCCGAACAGGCGACCTTGCTCGCCGTCTCCAGCACCCTGGCCGGCAATCTGCTGCTGCCCGGCAGCATCGCCAACCTCATCGTGGCCGATCAGGCCGCGCTGCTTGGCGTCTCCATGGGCTTTCGGGAACACGCCCGCATCGCCGCCCCGGCCACCGTGTTGACGCTGGTCGTCTCGGGCTGGTTGTTGTTGGGGGTGTGA
- the radA gene encoding DNA repair protein RadA, with the protein MAAKTKRTFVCAECGGASPTWRGQCPRCGAWNTLAEKLGGPARIPGPDGLPSGLPIVLGDHPGADFKPFPTGIDGLDRVLGGGLTPGGAVLLGGEPGIGKSTLLLQLAGLAAAAGRRVVYVSGEESLPQLKSRAERLGVLHDGLLAASTTDAGAAVDILGASPAPDLVILDSVQTMHAAGVEGPAGSVSQVRAVAAACVEAAKRGDACLILVGHVTKDGQIAGPKLLEHMVDTVLYLEGERRHLFRILRVLKNRYGPTDELLVMEMREAGLNEVPDPSTFFLGDRDPAVSGSAVVMAMEGRRPFAVEVQALAAKSFLSMPRRAALGLDVGRLHLLLAVLEKRLRLNLGQTDIYAKIGGGLKIADPGLDLGIAAAVLSSFYDRPLPAGAVFWGEVDLSGRIRPAAAHDTRLKQAERLGYGPIISPDGGKGRPKADNLGDLARLLFS; encoded by the coding sequence ATGGCGGCCAAGACCAAGCGCACCTTCGTCTGCGCCGAATGCGGCGGGGCCTCGCCCACCTGGCGCGGCCAGTGCCCTCGCTGCGGGGCCTGGAACACCCTGGCCGAAAAGCTCGGCGGACCAGCCCGAATCCCCGGCCCGGACGGCTTGCCGTCCGGGCTTCCCATTGTGCTGGGCGACCATCCCGGCGCGGATTTCAAGCCGTTTCCCACCGGCATCGACGGCCTGGACCGGGTGCTCGGCGGGGGGCTGACCCCGGGCGGCGCCGTGCTCCTTGGCGGCGAACCCGGCATCGGCAAGTCAACCTTGCTGCTGCAGCTGGCCGGCCTTGCCGCCGCCGCCGGCCGCCGGGTGGTCTACGTCTCGGGCGAGGAATCCCTGCCCCAGCTCAAATCCCGGGCCGAGCGCCTGGGCGTGCTCCACGACGGGCTGCTCGCCGCTTCCACCACCGACGCCGGCGCGGCTGTGGACATCCTGGGCGCATCTCCCGCCCCGGACCTCGTCATCCTCGACTCCGTCCAGACCATGCACGCCGCCGGAGTCGAAGGCCCAGCCGGCTCGGTCTCCCAGGTGCGGGCCGTGGCCGCCGCCTGCGTGGAAGCGGCCAAGCGTGGCGACGCCTGTCTGATCCTGGTCGGCCACGTCACCAAGGACGGCCAGATCGCCGGCCCCAAGCTCCTGGAGCACATGGTCGACACGGTACTCTACCTCGAAGGCGAGCGCCGCCACCTCTTTCGCATCCTGCGGGTGCTCAAAAACCGCTACGGCCCCACCGACGAACTGCTCGTTATGGAAATGCGCGAGGCCGGTCTGAATGAAGTGCCCGATCCTTCGACGTTTTTTCTCGGCGACCGGGACCCGGCCGTGTCCGGTTCGGCCGTGGTCATGGCCATGGAAGGCCGGCGGCCTTTTGCCGTGGAAGTCCAGGCCCTTGCCGCCAAATCCTTTCTCTCCATGCCGCGCCGGGCGGCCCTCGGCCTCGACGTCGGCCGGCTCCACCTGCTCCTGGCCGTGCTCGAAAAACGCCTGCGCCTGAATCTCGGCCAGACCGACATCTACGCCAAGATCGGCGGCGGCCTCAAAATCGCCGACCCGGGCCTGGACCTCGGCATCGCCGCCGCTGTCCTGTCCTCCTTCTACGACCGGCCGCTGCCGGCCGGCGCGGTCTTCTGGGGCGAAGTCGACCTGTCCGGCCGCATCCGGCCGGCCGCCGCCCACGATACCCGCCTCAAACAGGCTGAACGCCTGGGCTACGGCCCCATCATCAGCCCCGACGGCGGCAAGGGCCGCCCCAAAGCCGACAACCTCGGCGATCTGGCGCGGTTGTTGTTCTCGTAG
- a CDS encoding TlpA family protein disulfide reductase, which translates to MRISSLMLALALLCLPATKALAQDAGTINGQGVLDAVVAAQGKVVVIDFFASWCKPCLMEIPEFIEARKHYPADKVVFIGISLDQDQGQYFRFVKQTPFNFPVYLADPDVISTFGVKMIPKTIIYDPAGQQALNHSGFMPGEMLRQILDKLIGGEK; encoded by the coding sequence TTGCGTATTTCTTCCCTCATGCTGGCTCTGGCGCTTTTGTGCCTGCCCGCCACCAAGGCCTTGGCCCAGGACGCCGGAACCATAAACGGCCAGGGCGTCCTTGACGCCGTGGTCGCGGCCCAGGGCAAGGTCGTGGTCATCGACTTCTTCGCTTCCTGGTGCAAGCCCTGCCTCATGGAGATTCCGGAGTTCATTGAGGCCCGCAAGCACTATCCCGCCGACAAGGTGGTCTTTATCGGCATCTCCCTGGACCAGGATCAGGGGCAGTACTTCCGCTTCGTCAAGCAGACGCCCTTCAATTTTCCGGTCTATCTGGCCGATCCCGACGTCATCAGCACTTTTGGTGTCAAGATGATTCCCAAGACCATTATCTATGACCCGGCCGGCCAGCAGGCGCTCAACCATTCCGGCTTCATGCCCGGCGAGATGCTGCGCCAGATTCTCGACAAGCTCATCGGCGGCGAGAAATGA